A genomic stretch from Photobacterium atrarenae includes:
- the pfkA gene encoding 6-phosphofructokinase, translating into MIKKIGVLTSGGDAPGMNAAIRGVVRAGLSEGLEVYGVYDGYQGLHQNRIEKLSRSSVSDVINKGGTFLGSARFPEFKDEKVRAQAIENLKIHGIDALVVIGGDGSYMGAKKLTEMGYPCIGLPGTIDNDVAGTDYTIGYLTALNTVIDAIDRLRDTSSSHQRISIVEVMGRHCGDLTLMSAIAGGCEYIITPETGLNKEQLLAKIKEGIYKGKKHAIVALTELMTDANELAKYIEDETGRETRATVLGHIQRGGQPTAFDRILASRMGAYAVELLMKGEGGRCVGIQNEQMVHHDIIDAIENMKRPVRTDLYDLANKLF; encoded by the coding sequence ATGATTAAAAAGATTGGTGTTTTGACCAGTGGTGGTGACGCACCTGGTATGAATGCGGCGATCCGCGGTGTGGTTCGTGCCGGATTGTCTGAAGGCCTGGAAGTGTACGGTGTGTATGACGGTTATCAGGGCCTGCACCAGAACCGCATTGAGAAGCTGAGCCGTTCAAGCGTGTCAGACGTGATCAACAAGGGCGGGACATTTCTGGGCTCGGCACGTTTTCCGGAATTCAAAGACGAGAAAGTTCGTGCCCAGGCGATTGAAAACCTGAAAATCCACGGGATTGATGCCCTGGTGGTGATCGGCGGTGACGGCTCTTACATGGGGGCGAAGAAGCTGACCGAAATGGGTTACCCGTGCATCGGCTTGCCGGGCACGATTGATAATGATGTGGCAGGCACCGACTACACCATTGGTTACCTGACGGCGCTCAATACTGTGATTGATGCCATTGACCGGCTGCGGGATACCTCGTCTTCTCACCAGCGGATCTCGATTGTTGAGGTGATGGGCCGCCACTGTGGCGATCTGACCCTGATGTCGGCCATTGCCGGCGGGTGTGAGTACATCATTACCCCGGAAACCGGTCTGAACAAAGAGCAGCTGCTGGCCAAGATCAAAGAAGGGATCTATAAAGGCAAGAAGCATGCGATTGTCGCGCTGACAGAGCTGATGACCGATGCCAATGAGCTGGCCAAGTATATTGAAGATGAAACCGGCCGTGAAACCCGCGCGACTGTGCTGGGTCATATCCAGCGTGGTGGCCAGCCGACGGCATTTGACCGTATCCTGGCGTCCCGCATGGGCGCCTACGCGGTTGAGCTGCTGATGAAAGGGGAAGGCGGTCGTTGCGTGGGGATCCAGAACGAGCAGATGGTTCATCACGACATCATTGATGCAATTGAGAACATGAAGCGCCCGGTTCGCACGGATCTGTACGATCTGGCCAACAAGCTGTTTTAA
- the tpiA gene encoding triose-phosphate isomerase, with protein sequence MRHPVVMGNWKLNGSKEMVSDLLKGLDAELNGVEGVDVAVAPPAMYLDLAEQLISKASNKIILGAQNVDVNASGAFTGDISPEMLKDFGASHIIIGHSERREYHNESDEFVAKKFAFLKEHGLTPVLCIGESEAQNEAGETVAVCARQIDAVINTQGVEALNGAIIAYEPIWAIGTGKAATADDAQRIHAAIRAHIAEKSEDVAKQVIIQYGGSVKPENAAAYFAQPDIDGALVGGAALNAESFAAIAKAAAEAKK encoded by the coding sequence ATGCGCCATCCTGTGGTTATGGGTAACTGGAAGCTAAACGGTAGCAAGGAAATGGTATCTGACCTGCTCAAGGGCCTTGATGCCGAACTCAACGGTGTTGAAGGTGTTGACGTAGCGGTTGCTCCACCGGCGATGTACCTGGATCTGGCCGAGCAGCTGATCAGCAAAGCCAGCAACAAAATCATTCTGGGTGCCCAGAACGTGGACGTTAATGCCAGCGGTGCCTTCACCGGTGACATCTCTCCGGAGATGCTGAAAGACTTTGGCGCCAGCCACATCATCATCGGCCACTCTGAGCGTCGTGAATACCACAACGAATCTGACGAGTTCGTGGCCAAGAAATTTGCCTTCCTGAAAGAACACGGCCTGACGCCAGTGCTGTGTATCGGTGAATCTGAAGCGCAGAACGAAGCCGGCGAAACGGTAGCTGTGTGTGCCCGTCAAATCGACGCGGTGATCAACACCCAAGGCGTCGAAGCACTGAACGGCGCGATCATCGCCTATGAGCCAATCTGGGCGATCGGCACCGGTAAAGCAGCTACAGCAGATGATGCCCAGCGCATTCACGCTGCCATCCGTGCCCACATCGCTGAGAAGAGCGAAGACGTTGCGAAGCAAGTGATCATTCAGTACGGCGGCTCAGTGAAGCCAGAGAACGCCGCAGCTTACTTCGCCCAGCCGGACATCGACGGTGCCCTGGTTGGCGGCGCTGCGCTGAATGCTGAAAGCTTTGCTGCCATTGCCAAAGCCGCAGCGGAAGCGAAGAAATAA
- a CDS encoding 5-carboxymethyl-2-hydroxymuconate Delta-isomerase: MPNLVMEYAEPVAERVNVPGLLEDLHQCLLRCGLFEAAAVKSRSYPCRAWLVGEAGDLNSFIHVELSLLSGREPSQKRTLSRGLMAVLEQHGSGINSLTVEIRDMDRDCFMKLTH, from the coding sequence GTGCCGAATCTTGTAATGGAATATGCCGAGCCGGTTGCGGAGCGGGTCAATGTCCCCGGCTTACTGGAAGACTTACATCAGTGCCTGCTGCGCTGCGGCCTGTTTGAAGCCGCGGCCGTCAAATCCCGCAGTTACCCGTGCCGCGCCTGGCTGGTGGGTGAGGCGGGCGATCTCAACAGTTTTATTCATGTCGAGCTGAGCCTACTATCGGGTCGCGAACCATCACAAAAGCGGACGCTCTCGCGCGGCTTGATGGCGGTACTGGAGCAGCATGGTTCGGGGATTAACAGCCTGACGGTTGAGATCCGCGATATGGACAGGGATTGTTTTATGAAGCTCACTCACTAG
- a CDS encoding DUF3135 domain-containing protein: MQDLPSFDELKAMAEKDPQALEALRISMSEAIINRASPAMQPRLRAQMSHINQVIATGKNPNHTNMMLMSELQQQLKRFAQALNAPETLTEHEAKVMPFSRPEASDDTPSRTSE, translated from the coding sequence ATGCAAGACTTACCGTCATTTGATGAACTCAAAGCCATGGCCGAGAAAGATCCGCAGGCCCTCGAAGCGCTGCGGATTTCAATGAGCGAAGCCATTATCAACCGCGCCAGCCCGGCGATGCAACCGCGCCTGCGGGCCCAGATGAGTCATATCAACCAGGTCATCGCCACAGGCAAAAACCCCAACCACACAAATATGATGCTGATGTCTGAGCTGCAGCAGCAACTCAAGCGCTTTGCCCAGGCACTCAATGCACCGGAGACCCTGACCGAGCATGAGGCCAAAGTGATGCCGTTCAGCCGCCCGGAGGCGTCCGACGACACGCCATCGCGGACTAGTGAGTGA
- a CDS encoding ferredoxin--NADP reductase: protein MADWIPAEVITNRHWNSDLFSLKLQANIEPFKAGQFTKLGLEIDGKLIQRAYSFVNPPSDPLLEIYATRVADGELSPRLHALDCGDMVYISARASGYFTLDEVPPGEHLWLLATGTAIGPYLSILREPQVWQRFRKIILVHAVRYAADLTYQAEINALKEYYPEQLIVQPFVSREPAPLSLPGRIPQAIEDGMLERHIGLPLTPERSQIMLCGNPEMVRDTRNVLETLGFRKNLRRNPGQITMERYW, encoded by the coding sequence ATGGCCGACTGGATCCCCGCAGAAGTCATCACCAACCGCCACTGGAACAGTGACTTATTCAGCCTGAAATTACAGGCCAATATTGAACCCTTCAAAGCCGGACAATTTACCAAGCTGGGTCTGGAAATTGACGGTAAACTAATCCAGCGTGCCTACTCTTTTGTCAACCCGCCCAGCGATCCGCTACTGGAAATTTACGCTACCCGGGTTGCCGACGGCGAGCTCTCCCCGCGGCTGCATGCCCTGGATTGCGGGGATATGGTCTATATTTCAGCACGTGCCAGTGGCTACTTCACCCTCGATGAAGTCCCGCCCGGCGAGCACCTCTGGCTGCTGGCCACGGGGACAGCCATCGGTCCCTACCTGTCGATTCTGCGTGAACCGCAGGTCTGGCAGCGGTTTCGCAAAATCATTCTCGTGCATGCCGTGCGCTACGCCGCCGATCTCACCTATCAGGCCGAAATCAATGCGCTGAAGGAATACTACCCCGAGCAATTGATCGTGCAGCCCTTCGTCAGTCGCGAGCCTGCGCCGCTGTCACTACCGGGACGGATCCCACAGGCTATTGAAGACGGCATGCTTGAGCGCCATATCGGCCTGCCGCTCACCCCGGAACGAAGCCAGATCATGCTGTGCGGCAACCCGGAGATGGTCCGGGATACCCGTAATGTGCTCGAAACACTGGGTTTTCGCAAAAACCTGCGCCGCAATCCGGGCCAGATCACCATGGAGCGCTACTGGTAA
- a CDS encoding helix-turn-helix transcriptional regulator, whose translation MKTIDKILNRMKRDGPVTAKMLADELSLTTMGVRQHLQGLEEEGLVDFQDIKAKVGRPTRHWNLTGKGHRRFTDRHGELIIQMLDSVEEIFGTDGLSQVVERRENQTFEQYQQAMATSADLREKLEILTTLREQEGYMAELHQDGDSFVLVENHCPICHAAKRCPSLCKSELAVFQRLLGAEYQVERNEHIIAGERRCAYRIQKM comes from the coding sequence ATGAAAACCATTGATAAAATCCTCAACCGGATGAAACGTGACGGCCCGGTCACCGCAAAAATGCTGGCTGATGAGCTCAGCCTGACGACTATGGGCGTACGTCAGCACTTACAGGGGCTCGAAGAAGAAGGTCTGGTGGACTTTCAGGACATCAAAGCCAAAGTCGGCCGACCGACCCGGCACTGGAACCTGACCGGAAAAGGCCACCGCCGTTTTACCGATCGCCACGGCGAGCTTATTATTCAAATGCTTGATTCTGTTGAAGAGATTTTTGGCACCGACGGACTGAGCCAAGTCGTTGAGCGACGGGAGAATCAAACCTTTGAACAATATCAGCAGGCGATGGCGACCAGCGCCGATTTAAGAGAAAAACTGGAAATACTGACTACACTGAGGGAACAGGAAGGCTACATGGCAGAGCTGCACCAGGACGGCGACTCATTCGTCCTGGTCGAAAACCACTGCCCCATTTGCCATGCCGCCAAACGCTGCCCTTCATTATGCAAATCGGAACTCGCCGTCTTTCAGCGCCTGCTGGGCGCAGAGTATCAGGTCGAACGCAACGAACACATTATTGCCGGAGAGAGGCGCTGCGCTTATCGAATACAAAAAATGTAA
- the glpX gene encoding class II fructose-bisphosphatase, translated as MKRDLAMAFSRVTEGAALAGYKWLGRGDKNAADGAAVEVMRTLLNQTDIAGEIVIGEGEIDDAPMLYIGEQVGTGGDAVDIAVDPIEGTRMTAMGQNNALAVLAAGEKGSFLKAPDMYMEKLVVGPAAKGVIDLSQPLAVNLEKIAAALGKTLDTLTVTTLAKPRHDAVIAEMQAMGVRVFAFPDGDVAASILTCMPDSEVDVMYCIGGAPEGVVSAAAIRALGGDMQGRLLPRHLVKGDNADNRRLGEVESARCREMGIEANTVLRMEDMAQSDNVIFAGTGITKGDLLDGISRQGNIATTETLLIRGKCRTIRRIKSTHYLDRKDDAIKGHIL; from the coding sequence ATGAAACGCGATTTAGCAATGGCATTTTCCCGAGTAACCGAAGGCGCCGCCCTGGCCGGCTACAAATGGCTTGGCCGCGGCGATAAGAACGCTGCGGACGGTGCCGCCGTGGAAGTGATGCGCACCCTGCTGAACCAAACCGACATTGCCGGTGAGATAGTGATCGGCGAAGGCGAAATTGATGACGCCCCGATGCTCTATATCGGCGAACAGGTCGGCACCGGCGGTGATGCCGTCGATATTGCCGTTGACCCGATTGAAGGCACCCGCATGACCGCCATGGGCCAGAACAACGCCCTGGCCGTGTTGGCCGCCGGCGAAAAGGGCTCGTTCCTCAAAGCGCCGGATATGTACATGGAAAAGCTGGTGGTCGGCCCCGCCGCCAAAGGGGTCATTGATCTGAGCCAGCCGCTGGCGGTCAACCTGGAAAAGATTGCCGCCGCCCTCGGCAAAACCCTCGACACGCTGACCGTAACCACCCTGGCCAAGCCACGCCACGACGCGGTGATTGCCGAAATGCAGGCGATGGGCGTGCGGGTGTTTGCCTTCCCCGATGGGGATGTGGCCGCCTCGATCCTGACCTGTATGCCGGACAGCGAAGTCGATGTGATGTACTGCATCGGCGGTGCCCCGGAAGGCGTGGTCTCTGCCGCGGCGATCCGCGCCCTCGGCGGTGACATGCAGGGCCGCCTGCTACCACGCCACCTGGTCAAGGGGGATAATGCAGACAACCGCCGCCTGGGCGAAGTTGAGAGCGCGCGCTGTCGCGAGATGGGGATAGAAGCCAACACCGTGCTGCGGATGGAAGACATGGCCCAGAGCGATAACGTGATTTTTGCCGGCACCGGCATCACCAAGGGCGATCTGCTCGACGGGATCAGCCGTCAGGGCAACATTGCCACCACCGAAACCCTGCTGATCCGCGGTAAATGCCGCACCATCCGCCGGATCAAATCGACCCACTACTTAGATCGTAAGGATGACGCCATCAAAGGCCACATTCTCTAA
- the glpK gene encoding glycerol kinase GlpK, with the protein MTTEQKYIVALDQGTTSSRAVVLDHNANIVCSSQREFTQIYPKAGWVEHDPLEIYATQSSTLVEALAKAGIRSDQVAGIGITNQRETTIVWNKNTGKPVYNAIVWQCRRTADICNELKAQGLEEYIRDNTGLVVDPYFSGTKIKWILDNVEGAREEAEAGNLLFGTVDTWLIWKMTQGRVHVTDFTNASRTMVFNINTLEWDEKLLKAMDIPLSMMPEVKASSEVYGQTNIGGKGGTRIPIAGIAGDQQAALFGQMCVEAGQAKNTYGTGCFLLMNTGKEKVASQNGLLTTLACGPEGEVAYALEGAVFMGGASIQWLRDEMKLLNDASDSEYFAEKVGSANGVYLVPAFTGLGAPYWDPYARGTIVGLTRGVNANHIIRATLEGIAYQTRDVLDAMQADSGIELANLRVDGGAVANNFLMQFQSDILNTEVHRPVVTEVTALGAAYLAGLAVGFWGSIDELKDKAKLDRSFIPCGDEQKRQRRYQGWKRAVECAKGWALNEEEI; encoded by the coding sequence ATGACTACAGAGCAAAAATACATTGTTGCCCTTGATCAAGGCACAACCAGCTCCCGCGCCGTTGTGCTGGATCACAACGCGAACATTGTGTGCTCGTCACAGCGTGAATTTACTCAAATCTATCCGAAAGCCGGCTGGGTGGAGCATGATCCTCTGGAAATTTACGCGACGCAAAGCTCAACCTTGGTTGAAGCCCTGGCCAAAGCCGGGATCCGCTCCGACCAGGTCGCCGGGATTGGCATCACCAACCAGCGTGAAACCACCATTGTCTGGAACAAAAATACCGGCAAACCGGTCTACAACGCGATTGTCTGGCAATGCCGCCGTACTGCCGACATCTGTAACGAACTCAAAGCGCAGGGCCTGGAAGAGTACATCCGCGACAACACCGGCCTGGTGGTCGACCCGTACTTCTCCGGCACCAAGATCAAGTGGATCCTCGATAACGTGGAAGGTGCCCGCGAGGAAGCCGAAGCCGGCAACCTGCTGTTCGGTACCGTCGATACCTGGCTGATCTGGAAGATGACCCAGGGCCGTGTCCACGTGACCGACTTCACCAACGCCTCGCGGACCATGGTGTTCAACATCAACACCCTCGAGTGGGACGAGAAACTGCTCAAGGCGATGGATATCCCGCTGTCAATGATGCCGGAAGTCAAAGCTTCATCAGAAGTCTACGGCCAGACCAACATCGGCGGTAAGGGCGGGACCCGGATCCCAATTGCCGGGATCGCCGGGGATCAGCAAGCCGCGCTGTTCGGCCAGATGTGTGTCGAAGCCGGTCAGGCCAAAAACACCTACGGCACCGGCTGCTTCCTGCTGATGAACACCGGCAAGGAAAAAGTCGCTTCGCAGAACGGCCTGCTGACCACCCTGGCCTGCGGTCCGGAAGGCGAAGTAGCTTATGCGCTGGAAGGCGCGGTATTTATGGGCGGTGCATCCATCCAGTGGCTGCGTGACGAAATGAAGCTACTTAATGATGCTAGCGACTCCGAGTACTTTGCCGAGAAAGTCGGCAGCGCCAACGGCGTTTACCTGGTGCCGGCCTTTACCGGCCTGGGCGCACCGTACTGGGACCCATATGCCCGCGGCACCATCGTCGGCCTGACCCGCGGCGTCAATGCCAACCACATCATCCGCGCCACCCTGGAAGGGATTGCCTACCAGACCCGCGACGTGCTCGATGCAATGCAGGCAGACTCCGGCATTGAGCTGGCCAACCTGCGCGTGGATGGCGGCGCGGTAGCCAATAACTTCCTGATGCAGTTCCAGTCAGATATCCTCAACACCGAAGTCCACCGTCCGGTAGTGACTGAAGTCACCGCGCTGGGCGCCGCTTACCTGGCCGGCCTGGCGGTGGGTTTCTGGGGCAGCATTGACGAGCTGAAAGACAAGGCCAAGCTGGATCGCAGCTTCATCCCTTGCGGCGACGAGCAGAAACGTCAGCGCCGCTACCAAGGCTGGAAGCGTGCGGTTGAGTGCGCCAAAGGCTGGGCGCTAAACGAAGAGGAAATCTAA
- a CDS encoding MIP/aquaporin family protein: MTTQKQHTLLGECLAEFIGTGLLIFFGVGCVAALVLTGAEFGQWEISIVWGFGVTIAIYCTAGVSGAHINPAVTIALALFHGFDKRKVGPYIAAQMLGAFCTAALVYTLYGNLFADFEASQQIVRGSEASLATAGIFSTYPNPALSFGGAFAVEFVITAVLMFAILAIGDEKNGAPRGAMGPLLIGILIAVIGGSLGPLTGFAMNPARDLGPKFFAYLAGWGDIALTGGKDIPYLIVPLLAPICGAAFGGWLYPKAIGAYLPGNAQPESAQDAEAPETAKA; encoded by the coding sequence ATGACGACCCAGAAGCAACACACATTGCTTGGCGAGTGCCTCGCCGAGTTTATCGGCACCGGTTTGTTAATCTTCTTCGGCGTTGGCTGCGTCGCTGCACTGGTATTGACCGGTGCCGAATTCGGCCAGTGGGAAATTAGCATCGTTTGGGGCTTTGGTGTCACCATCGCCATCTACTGCACCGCCGGTGTTTCCGGGGCCCACATCAACCCGGCAGTCACCATCGCCCTGGCCCTGTTCCACGGTTTCGACAAACGCAAAGTCGGCCCCTACATTGCCGCACAAATGCTGGGCGCCTTCTGCACCGCCGCGCTGGTCTACACCCTTTACGGCAACCTATTTGCAGATTTTGAAGCCAGCCAGCAGATCGTTCGCGGTAGCGAAGCCAGCCTGGCCACCGCCGGTATTTTCTCGACTTACCCGAACCCGGCGCTGTCCTTCGGCGGCGCGTTTGCGGTGGAGTTTGTGATCACCGCGGTGCTGATGTTTGCCATCCTGGCGATTGGTGATGAGAAAAACGGTGCGCCGCGCGGCGCCATGGGCCCGCTGCTGATCGGGATCCTGATTGCCGTGATCGGCGGCTCCCTGGGCCCGCTCACCGGCTTTGCCATGAACCCGGCCCGTGACCTGGGCCCGAAATTCTTCGCTTACCTGGCCGGTTGGGGCGATATCGCACTGACAGGCGGCAAAGACATCCCATACCTGATTGTCCCACTGCTGGCACCAATTTGCGGTGCTGCCTTCGGCGGCTGGCTCTACCCGAAAGCGATCGGAGCCTACCTGCCGGGCAACGCACAACCTGAATCAGCACAAGACGCGGAAGCACCTGAAACCGCCAAAGCCTGA
- the zapB gene encoding cell division protein ZapB yields the protein MSLEMLEKLEAKVQMAVDTISLLQMEVEELKEKNDALASEAQELRSGREALEQDNVKLRNDHQAWQERVRNLLGKMDSVE from the coding sequence ATGTCATTAGAAATGTTGGAAAAGCTAGAAGCCAAAGTGCAAATGGCGGTGGATACAATTTCCCTGCTGCAAATGGAAGTTGAAGAGCTGAAAGAAAAGAATGATGCCCTGGCCAGTGAAGCTCAGGAGCTGCGTTCCGGCCGCGAAGCGCTGGAGCAGGACAATGTTAAGCTGCGCAACGACCATCAGGCATGGCAAGAGCGCGTTCGCAACCTGCTGGGCAAAATGGACAGCGTGGAATAA
- the rraA gene encoding ribonuclease E activity regulator RraA — protein sequence MEYNTSELCDIYLDQVDVVEPMFSSYGGRSSFGGQITTIKCFEDNGLIREVLEQSGAGRVLLIDGGGSLRRALVDAEIAQLAADNEWEGLVVYGCVRHVDELDELELGIHAMASIPVGADQQSIGDIDVPVNFGGVTFLPEDHLYADNTGVILSPDPLDIE from the coding sequence ATGGAATACAATACCTCCGAACTATGCGATATTTACCTCGATCAGGTCGATGTTGTTGAGCCGATGTTCAGCTCTTACGGCGGTCGCAGCTCATTTGGCGGCCAGATCACCACCATCAAGTGTTTTGAGGACAATGGTCTGATCCGTGAAGTGCTAGAGCAATCCGGAGCCGGGCGGGTATTGCTGATCGATGGCGGTGGCTCACTGCGACGGGCGCTGGTCGACGCCGAAATTGCCCAACTGGCAGCGGACAACGAGTGGGAAGGCCTGGTGGTGTATGGCTGCGTGCGCCATGTCGATGAGCTCGATGAACTGGAGCTCGGGATCCATGCCATGGCGTCGATCCCGGTTGGCGCCGATCAGCAAAGTATTGGCGATATCGATGTGCCGGTTAATTTCGGCGGGGTGACCTTCCTGCCTGAAGATCATCTCTACGCCGATAACACCGGGGTGATCCTCTCACCCGATCCGCTGGATATCGAATAA
- a CDS encoding 1,4-dihydroxy-2-naphthoate polyprenyltransferase: protein MTSSSFAIWLDAARPKTLPLAVASIVCGSAVAAWQGHFSALIAGLALLTALLLQILSNLANDYGDAAKGTDNADRLGPQRAIQSGHITPEAMRNAMLLNVILTVSSGLSLILIACSTPQDIVGFLLLGLMAIAASIAYTVGNKPYGYRGLGDLSVLMFFGWLGVAGTYYLQAGQIDSVIMLPATACGLLAVGVLNINNLRDIDNDRACGKLTLAVRMGPAWGRKYHLCLLLASVICLALFALLELESPYGWLFALSAPLLFRHARQVLQAADGAALRPMMATMVKCALLTNLLFAAGVVLAA, encoded by the coding sequence ATGACTTCTTCCTCATTCGCCATCTGGCTGGATGCCGCAAGGCCAAAAACCTTGCCGCTGGCCGTCGCCTCGATTGTCTGTGGCAGCGCCGTTGCCGCCTGGCAGGGACACTTCTCTGCCCTGATCGCCGGTCTGGCGCTGCTCACCGCCCTGCTGCTGCAAATTTTATCGAACCTGGCCAATGATTACGGCGATGCTGCCAAAGGCACTGATAACGCCGATCGCCTCGGCCCGCAACGGGCGATCCAGTCCGGCCACATCACCCCCGAGGCGATGCGCAATGCGATGCTCCTCAATGTCATCCTCACCGTCAGCAGCGGCCTGAGCCTGATCCTGATTGCCTGCAGCACCCCGCAGGATATTGTCGGCTTTCTCCTGCTCGGCCTGATGGCCATTGCCGCTTCCATTGCCTATACCGTCGGCAACAAACCCTATGGGTACCGGGGCCTGGGCGATCTGTCGGTATTGATGTTCTTCGGCTGGCTCGGCGTCGCCGGAACCTACTACCTGCAGGCGGGCCAGATTGACTCGGTGATCATGCTGCCGGCTACCGCCTGCGGCCTGCTGGCCGTCGGGGTGCTCAATATCAACAACCTGCGGGATATCGACAACGACCGCGCCTGCGGCAAGCTGACCCTGGCGGTACGGATGGGGCCGGCCTGGGGACGCAAATACCACCTGTGCCTGCTGCTGGCCAGCGTGATCTGCCTGGCGCTGTTCGCACTGCTGGAGCTGGAGTCGCCGTACGGCTGGCTGTTCGCCCTCAGTGCCCCGCTGCTGTTTCGCCACGCCAGGCAAGTGCTCCAGGCCGCCGACGGTGCCGCGCTGCGGCCGATGATGGCGACCATGGTCAAATGTGCCCTGCTCACCAACCTGCTGTTTGCTGCCGGGGTGGTGCTGGCCGCCTGA